Proteins from one uncultured Cohaesibacter sp. genomic window:
- a CDS encoding ABC transporter ATP-binding protein gives MTQDLLTVQNLSLSTAEKGLVKDLSFTIAPGERFGLIGESGSGKSLTSLAVSGLLPPSIKPSGRIALDGQEIVGTPGNQLDSLRGNAVATVFQEPLTALDPLMPLGKQIALPLRRRLRREGKPSGRAEINRHMRDLIDQVRLPDPERLVRAYPHEVSGGQRQRVAIAMALACRPKLLIADEPTTALDVTTQDQIIKLLTSLVDELGIALMFISHDLAVVGQMVERVMVMRDGECVESGLAAEVLTAPKDPYTQTLVDAAHRFDTALEGRS, from the coding sequence ATGACGCAAGATCTTCTCACGGTACAGAACCTTTCCCTTTCAACCGCCGAGAAGGGTCTGGTCAAGGATCTGTCCTTTACCATCGCCCCAGGCGAGCGGTTTGGCCTTATTGGCGAAAGCGGGTCAGGCAAATCGCTGACGTCGCTGGCCGTATCCGGGCTGTTGCCACCATCCATCAAACCCAGCGGGCGGATTGCTCTGGATGGGCAAGAGATTGTAGGTACGCCCGGCAATCAGCTCGACAGCCTGCGCGGGAATGCCGTCGCAACTGTTTTTCAGGAACCACTGACGGCCCTTGATCCGCTGATGCCACTTGGCAAGCAGATAGCCCTGCCTTTGCGTCGTCGTTTGCGTCGTGAAGGCAAGCCGAGCGGACGCGCCGAGATCAACAGGCATATGCGAGATCTGATCGATCAGGTACGCCTTCCCGACCCGGAGCGGCTTGTGCGAGCCTATCCACATGAAGTCTCCGGTGGCCAGCGCCAGCGTGTGGCGATTGCCATGGCCCTTGCCTGCCGCCCAAAGCTGCTGATCGCCGATGAGCCGACCACAGCCCTCGATGTCACCACGCAGGACCAGATCATCAAGCTGTTGACCTCTCTGGTTGACGAGTTGGGCATTGCCCTGATGTTCATCAGCCATGATCTGGCTGTCGTGGGTCAGATGGTGGAGCGTGTCATGGTCATGCGCGATGGCGAATGCGTGGAAAGTGGTCTTGCTGCCGAAGTGCTAACTGCGCCCAAGGATCCCTATACCCAAACTCTGGTTGATGCGGCCCACCGCTTCGATACCGCTCTGGAGGGTCGATCATGA
- a CDS encoding ABC transporter permease produces the protein MSSSKSISSRFSGTNATFWLGLLLVGSITLTGLLSLVWTPYALSDMVAGRLEAPSWDHWAGSDRLGRDLFTQLMIGAQIALIVGCSAVAIGAAIGVTTGILAAFATRFLDDALAAFFDILIAFPTLLTAMLVVAASDEASLGTAILALGIGLSPIVGRITRLLTKQVLSQDYITAARVSGSSWPSIVFWHILPNILPFLGVNLALQFGLAVMAEASLSYLGLGAPPPNASWGRMLQEAQGTVYTAPWGAILPGLAIFALVIGVNLLTDGLRDRLDASRRQV, from the coding sequence ATGTCTTCGTCCAAATCTATTTCGTCACGCTTTTCGGGCACGAATGCCACCTTCTGGCTGGGACTTCTTCTGGTGGGCTCCATCACCCTTACCGGCCTTCTTTCCCTTGTCTGGACGCCCTATGCCCTATCCGACATGGTCGCGGGCCGACTGGAAGCGCCGAGCTGGGACCATTGGGCCGGCTCAGATCGTCTTGGCCGTGATCTGTTCACCCAATTGATGATCGGCGCGCAGATCGCCTTGATTGTCGGCTGCAGCGCCGTTGCCATTGGCGCCGCGATTGGTGTGACCACAGGCATTCTGGCTGCCTTTGCCACACGGTTTCTTGACGATGCCCTTGCGGCCTTTTTCGATATCCTGATCGCCTTCCCGACGCTTCTTACCGCCATGCTGGTGGTGGCGGCTAGCGATGAGGCCTCCCTCGGCACTGCCATTCTGGCTCTTGGCATCGGCTTGTCGCCCATTGTCGGGCGGATCACGCGTCTTCTGACAAAGCAGGTCTTGTCACAGGACTATATTACAGCGGCCCGTGTCTCTGGCTCGTCTTGGCCATCCATTGTCTTCTGGCACATCCTGCCCAACATCCTGCCCTTCCTCGGAGTCAATCTGGCGCTGCAATTCGGCCTCGCCGTTATGGCGGAAGCGTCGCTCTCCTATCTGGGACTTGGGGCGCCACCGCCCAACGCCTCCTGGGGGCGAATGCTGCAGGAAGCGCAAGGCACCGTCTACACCGCACCTTGGGGGGCCATCCTGCCCGGACTTGCCATCTTCGCCCTCGTGATCGGGGTCAATCTCCTGACCGACGGTCTGCGTGATCGTCTCGATGCATCTCGGAGGCAGGTATGA
- a CDS encoding ABC transporter permease — MLKYIIRRLVILLLSLFVASVVLFVLLRLLPGDPANALLGVGATPEQIAAAQAQIGSDQPLGIQFLTYLGDLIHFDLGNSFVSRSSVLDEIARRLSVTLPLALSAFFLALLIAVPLGVFAAVKANRWYGLVLSIISQIGIAVPVFWLGILMVYAFALNLRWLPSGGFPLRGYADPGRAIESMVLPVLTIAIIMSASLMRYVRATTLKVLGSDFLRTARALGESFPEAFIRHGLRNAAVPVVSVLGIELSTTFLGAVVVEQVFSLPGMGSMLLLGIQQRDYPNIQGVLIISTLLVLLTGFLADILQRLLDPRLRQEAR, encoded by the coding sequence ATGCTAAAATATATCATTCGGCGGCTGGTGATCCTGCTTCTGTCCCTGTTCGTCGCGTCGGTCGTTCTGTTTGTTCTGTTACGGCTGTTGCCGGGGGATCCTGCCAATGCCTTGCTTGGCGTCGGGGCGACGCCCGAACAGATTGCTGCCGCGCAGGCGCAAATCGGGTCGGACCAGCCGCTGGGCATACAGTTCCTTACCTATCTGGGAGATCTCATCCATTTTGATCTCGGGAACTCCTTCGTGTCGCGCTCTTCCGTGCTGGATGAAATTGCGCGCCGCCTCAGCGTCACCCTGCCGCTGGCGCTGTCTGCCTTCTTTCTTGCCCTGCTGATCGCCGTTCCCTTGGGCGTCTTTGCTGCGGTCAAAGCCAATCGCTGGTATGGGCTCGTTCTCTCAATCATTTCGCAGATCGGTATAGCCGTGCCGGTTTTCTGGCTCGGGATTCTGATGGTCTATGCCTTCGCCCTCAATCTGCGCTGGTTGCCTTCGGGCGGCTTTCCCTTGCGCGGCTACGCTGACCCGGGTCGCGCCATCGAATCCATGGTGCTGCCGGTATTGACCATTGCGATCATTATGTCCGCGTCCCTGATGCGCTATGTCCGCGCCACGACACTGAAGGTGCTGGGATCGGACTTCCTGCGTACGGCGCGTGCCCTTGGCGAAAGCTTCCCAGAGGCCTTCATTCGCCACGGATTGCGCAATGCGGCTGTGCCGGTTGTCTCTGTTCTGGGTATCGAGCTTTCCACCACCTTTCTTGGTGCGGTGGTGGTTGAGCAGGTTTTCTCCCTGCCGGGCATGGGCTCCATGTTGCTGCTGGGCATCCAGCAGCGCGACTATCCCAATATTCAAGGCGTGCTGATTATCTCGACCTTACTGGTCCTGCTTACCGGATTTCTTGCCGACATCCTGCAGCGCCTACTTGACCCGCGACTGCGTCAGGAGGCCCGCTGA
- a CDS encoding ABC transporter substrate-binding protein: protein MFSLPKLSSALRLSERAAFVALLTASALTLTPAAGLAQDYNPDAVVNIGSLYEPQNLDNTGGAGQGINEAFNGNVYEGLFVLTDGGDVEPKLVESYVISDDGLSYTFTLKDGVTFHSGDPLTAADVKSSIERVTAEASSSSRKKSLSNIASVETPDDKTVVITLDKPSISLPYNLSYVWVVNDAATDISNSEDGTGPYELQEWRRGSALALVPFDGYWGDKPANGGVMFQYFTDATAQNNALLTGAVDIITSIQSPDALSLFVDNPDFTVSEGASTTKELLAYNDRVEPFNDAKVRSALSRAVNKEKLLQAIWGDYGTLIGSFVPPTDPWYVDLNGVNAYDPESAKELLAEAGYADGFSFSLDTPDYDPHPVVAQFLQNELAKINVDVKINIITANEWYTKIYKAHDFEATLQEHVNHRDIVFYGNPDFYWGYDNPEVTKLISGSESAKSIDEQTKMLTEANRIIAEDAASMWLYLYPQIVVSTSNVSGYPLNGLNSQFFAADIKKAD from the coding sequence ATGTTCTCTTTGCCGAAACTTTCCAGCGCATTGCGTCTATCAGAGCGGGCTGCGTTTGTCGCCCTGCTGACGGCCTCTGCGCTGACACTGACACCCGCCGCCGGTCTGGCTCAGGATTATAATCCCGACGCAGTCGTCAATATCGGCTCCCTGTATGAGCCGCAAAACCTAGACAATACCGGCGGTGCCGGACAGGGTATCAATGAAGCCTTCAACGGCAATGTCTATGAAGGTCTTTTCGTTCTTACCGATGGCGGGGACGTTGAGCCCAAGCTGGTCGAAAGCTATGTGATCAGTGACGATGGTCTTTCCTACACATTCACTCTAAAGGACGGCGTCACATTCCATTCAGGCGATCCTTTGACGGCAGCCGACGTCAAAAGCTCGATCGAGCGCGTCACAGCGGAGGCCTCCTCCAGCTCGCGCAAGAAGAGCCTGAGCAACATTGCCAGCGTCGAAACACCCGATGACAAGACGGTCGTTATCACACTCGACAAGCCTTCCATCTCGCTGCCCTATAATCTGTCCTATGTCTGGGTCGTCAATGACGCAGCAACCGATATCAGCAATTCAGAAGATGGCACCGGTCCTTACGAGCTTCAGGAATGGCGTCGCGGCTCTGCTCTGGCTCTTGTGCCCTTTGACGGCTATTGGGGCGACAAGCCTGCCAATGGCGGCGTGATGTTCCAGTATTTCACCGACGCAACGGCACAGAATAACGCCCTGCTGACGGGTGCGGTTGACATTATCACCTCCATCCAGAGCCCGGATGCCCTATCGCTGTTTGTCGATAATCCTGATTTCACCGTGTCGGAAGGCGCTTCCACCACGAAGGAACTTCTGGCTTACAATGATCGCGTCGAGCCGTTCAACGATGCGAAAGTGCGCTCGGCGCTGTCGCGCGCCGTCAACAAAGAAAAGCTGCTTCAGGCAATCTGGGGTGACTATGGAACCCTGATCGGGTCTTTCGTACCGCCAACCGATCCATGGTATGTCGATCTCAACGGCGTGAATGCCTATGATCCGGAAAGCGCCAAGGAGCTTCTGGCCGAGGCCGGATATGCCGATGGCTTCTCCTTCTCGCTGGATACACCAGACTATGACCCGCATCCCGTGGTCGCCCAGTTCCTTCAAAATGAACTGGCCAAGATCAATGTGGATGTGAAGATCAACATCATCACTGCGAATGAATGGTACACCAAGATCTACAAGGCCCATGATTTTGAGGCGACGCTTCAGGAGCATGTCAACCATCGCGACATCGTCTTCTATGGCAACCCTGATTTCTACTGGGGCTATGACAATCCGGAAGTGACCAAACTGATCTCGGGCTCCGAGAGCGCCAAAAGCATTGACGAACAGACAAAGATGCTGACTGAAGCCAACCGGATCATCGCAGAAGACGCCGCCAGCATGTGGCTCTATCTCTATCCGCAGATTGTCGTCTCGACGTCCAATGTCAGCGGCTATCCGCTCAACGGGCTGAACTCCCAGTTTTTTGCGGCGGACATCAAGAAAGCCGACTAG
- a CDS encoding EAL domain-containing protein, which produces MSVVAFGKKHFELGIVLCLAAVLWLIGAENDVFESFHTYSRSHEDYELDEIVWAILCFGSAGLFYTLRYQLQKNREIKRRIRAEDELEWLSKHDSLTRLPNRRYLQKLMDGNCCETFTSKFKRFGLLSLDLNDFKKANDLLGHQAGDTVLKEISERIMNAKGVELAFRLGGDEFLAFTNIPSNTDPVVFAEEIAQQLVHPIEVDGTTQIVGVSVGLSILGEDADTLSDAIHFADLAMYSAKRSRTKRVARFEPEMLITNMERAQLEKDLLNAIANNEIKPFYQPLVELDTGEISGFEALARWNRKGHGFVPPTEFIRIAEEIGVITELSDHLLRVACLDAKKWPDTVSLSFNISPLQLSDPHLGLRILKLLNEVDFPPHRLELEITETALINELDTATEIIYQMHQLGIRISLDDFGTGYSNLSQLSHLDFNKIKIDRSFIDSFQTDEKRMTIVKSMLALGSSLGMETTAEGVETSNQLAALIELGCSRGQGYYLGTPASSEETLKLLKTPHSIGFTANA; this is translated from the coding sequence ATGTCAGTCGTGGCCTTCGGGAAAAAACATTTTGAACTTGGCATCGTACTGTGCTTGGCCGCGGTGTTATGGCTGATTGGTGCCGAAAATGACGTATTTGAATCGTTTCACACCTATTCAAGATCCCACGAAGATTACGAGCTAGATGAAATCGTCTGGGCCATACTCTGCTTTGGCAGTGCCGGCCTGTTCTACACGCTGCGATACCAATTGCAGAAAAACAGGGAAATCAAACGCAGGATCCGGGCAGAAGATGAACTGGAGTGGCTCTCCAAGCATGACAGTCTCACTCGGTTGCCCAACAGGCGCTATTTGCAGAAATTAATGGATGGCAATTGCTGCGAGACTTTTACGTCCAAGTTCAAACGCTTCGGCCTATTATCTCTGGATCTGAATGATTTCAAGAAAGCCAATGATCTTTTGGGGCATCAGGCTGGAGATACTGTTCTTAAGGAAATCTCAGAACGCATCATGAACGCCAAAGGCGTTGAACTGGCGTTCCGCCTTGGTGGTGACGAGTTTCTGGCCTTTACAAATATTCCATCAAACACGGACCCTGTAGTCTTTGCCGAAGAGATTGCACAACAACTGGTGCACCCTATCGAAGTCGACGGGACGACCCAGATTGTCGGCGTCAGCGTCGGGTTGAGCATTCTTGGAGAAGATGCAGATACGCTCTCCGATGCCATCCATTTTGCCGATCTGGCCATGTATTCGGCCAAACGGTCCCGGACCAAGCGCGTCGCCCGCTTCGAGCCGGAGATGCTTATTACCAATATGGAACGGGCGCAGCTGGAAAAAGATCTGCTCAACGCGATCGCCAACAATGAAATCAAGCCCTTCTACCAGCCACTGGTAGAACTCGATACAGGCGAAATCAGCGGCTTTGAAGCGCTGGCCCGCTGGAATCGCAAGGGGCATGGCTTTGTCCCTCCGACAGAATTCATCCGCATTGCCGAAGAAATCGGCGTTATCACCGAACTCTCGGATCACTTGCTGCGGGTGGCATGCCTTGATGCCAAAAAGTGGCCAGATACCGTTTCGCTGTCTTTCAATATTTCTCCGCTGCAGCTCTCCGATCCGCATCTTGGACTGCGCATCCTCAAACTGCTTAATGAAGTGGACTTCCCACCCCATCGCCTTGAGCTGGAAATTACTGAAACGGCCCTGATCAACGAGCTGGATACGGCCACCGAGATCATCTATCAAATGCACCAACTTGGCATCCGCATCTCTCTGGATGATTTCGGGACCGGTTATTCCAACCTGTCTCAGCTCTCCCATCTCGATTTCAACAAGATCAAGATCGATCGCAGCTTCATCGACAGTTTCCAGACCGATGAAAAGCGCATGACTATCGTCAAGAGCATGCTGGCGCTCGGCTCTTCCCTTGGCATGGAGACCACCGCAGAGGGTGTCGAGACCAGCAATCAGCTCGCAGCCCTGATAGAGCTGGGCTGTAGTCGCGGTCAGGGATATTATCTGGGCACGCCAGCCAGCAGCGAAGAAACCCTCAAACTACTCAAAACGCCGCACTCAATTGGATTTACGGCCAACGCATAG
- a CDS encoding MFS transporter, whose translation MLTFIRQNSRWLGAGLLLTFASSFGQTWFISLFATEIKLEFGLSDGAWGSLYTAATLSSALLMFWLGSLADKIALSRLAPAITLIFAVAALGFSFSSSVIMLGIFIFLLRFCGQGMFGHLAMTAMGRWFDASRGRAVSIAMLGHPLGEVVIPLVAVFAIASIGWNLTWVTVAMILILIVAPAVWFLALDDRSPVGQKAEQTLTKGLGGRHWTRSDAARHWLLPALIPMLLTPGFIATVMFFHQTHIADVKGWSLMEMAPGYSFFASATVASTFLMGWASDRFGPERLLPVILIPMGFGVLLITVGEPVWSWYAVLALCGVTQGLSGAFWGVFLPVAYGTRYLGAIRALTTTVMVFSTAIGPGITGLFIDAGVFFPTQSIVMSIWCFIFSLISFVIAGRLKREN comes from the coding sequence ATGCTCACTTTTATCAGACAAAATAGTCGGTGGCTCGGCGCAGGCCTCTTGCTCACTTTCGCTTCTTCTTTCGGCCAGACCTGGTTTATTTCGCTTTTCGCAACGGAAATAAAACTGGAGTTCGGCTTGAGCGATGGTGCGTGGGGCTCTCTTTATACCGCGGCCACCCTCAGTTCTGCTTTGTTGATGTTCTGGCTGGGCTCGCTGGCGGACAAGATCGCTCTGTCTCGCCTTGCGCCTGCCATTACGCTCATTTTTGCCGTTGCCGCTTTGGGCTTCAGCTTTTCAAGCTCGGTTATCATGCTCGGAATCTTTATCTTTTTATTGCGCTTTTGCGGGCAGGGGATGTTTGGGCACCTTGCCATGACCGCCATGGGGCGCTGGTTTGATGCCTCTCGCGGGCGGGCTGTTTCGATCGCCATGCTGGGGCATCCTCTGGGTGAAGTGGTCATTCCTCTGGTTGCCGTGTTTGCCATCGCATCCATCGGCTGGAATCTGACCTGGGTTACTGTAGCAATGATCCTCATTCTGATTGTGGCCCCTGCCGTATGGTTCCTTGCTCTTGATGATCGCTCTCCGGTTGGCCAAAAGGCAGAGCAGACTCTGACCAAGGGCCTTGGTGGGCGCCATTGGACGCGAAGCGATGCGGCGCGGCACTGGCTTTTGCCCGCTCTGATCCCGATGTTGCTGACACCGGGCTTCATTGCAACCGTCATGTTCTTCCACCAGACTCATATTGCCGACGTCAAGGGATGGTCGCTGATGGAAATGGCGCCGGGCTATTCCTTCTTTGCCTCGGCCACTGTTGCCTCCACCTTTCTTATGGGCTGGGCGTCTGATCGATTTGGCCCGGAGCGCTTGCTCCCGGTCATTCTGATTCCCATGGGGTTTGGTGTGCTACTGATAACCGTCGGCGAGCCGGTGTGGAGTTGGTACGCCGTGTTGGCGCTGTGCGGTGTTACTCAGGGGCTGTCGGGCGCTTTCTGGGGCGTGTTCCTGCCGGTGGCTTACGGCACACGCTATCTTGGTGCCATTCGGGCCTTGACGACCACTGTTATGGTGTTTTCAACGGCAATCGGTCCGGGCATCACCGGTCTCTTCATCGACGCTGGGGTGTTCTTCCCCACGCAGAGCATTGTCATGAGCATCTGGTGCTTTATCTTCTCGCTGATCAGTTTCGTCATCGCAGGGCGTTTGAAGCGGGAAAACTGA
- a CDS encoding ROK family transcriptional regulator yields the protein MASGLIRSARLKVDNMNKNNPDALQRSFQKGSNQVAIRSYNERLVLQLIREQGAVTKADATRATGLSPNAISTIFRTLEEDGFLLRDEPIRGRIGQPSTPMRLDPEVRHYVAFAVGRRSMELAVIDFLGQIKASKRLIIPYPTPEGALTFFKDNLTPLLRAAKQNRGSIAGMGLAMPFELWSWTSEFDAPSEVMSAWRDFSLVEALQELVPWTIVFENDATAACRAELVFGSRSTLQDWIYFFIGTFVGGGIVLNGSVFAGRKGNAGGFGPMRVPGKEGDRLVDHASLVVLEHWLKADNREPLDIYDEATDWSTLEPYVSNWIHRAARNLAHATVSALAVIDFEGVVIDGAFPAEIRQRLVDEFRHKMDIIDLQGVTMPAIDAGHIGRKARILGGAAALINQNHMIDQNTLLRSQA from the coding sequence ATGGCATCCGGCCTGATCAGAAGCGCTCGTTTGAAAGTCGACAATATGAACAAGAACAATCCCGACGCGCTCCAGCGCAGCTTTCAGAAAGGCTCCAATCAGGTTGCGATCAGAAGCTATAATGAGCGTCTGGTGCTGCAATTGATCCGGGAACAGGGTGCCGTCACCAAGGCCGACGCCACCCGCGCAACCGGCCTGTCTCCCAATGCCATTTCCACGATTTTCCGGACGTTGGAAGAAGACGGGTTCCTTTTACGCGATGAACCGATCCGGGGCCGGATCGGTCAGCCATCAACGCCGATGCGTCTTGATCCGGAGGTTCGCCACTATGTGGCCTTTGCCGTCGGGCGCCGGAGCATGGAGCTTGCTGTTATAGACTTCCTTGGCCAAATCAAGGCATCCAAACGCCTTATCATTCCTTATCCGACGCCAGAAGGGGCGCTGACATTCTTCAAAGACAACCTGACCCCTCTGCTAAGGGCAGCCAAGCAGAATCGCGGCTCTATTGCCGGAATGGGCCTCGCCATGCCATTCGAGCTATGGAGCTGGACAAGCGAGTTTGATGCCCCGTCAGAGGTGATGAGCGCCTGGCGGGATTTCTCTCTTGTCGAGGCATTGCAAGAGCTTGTGCCGTGGACCATCGTATTTGAAAATGATGCAACGGCGGCCTGCCGTGCAGAACTCGTCTTCGGCTCACGCAGCACATTGCAGGACTGGATCTACTTTTTCATCGGTACTTTCGTGGGCGGCGGCATCGTGCTCAATGGCAGCGTCTTTGCCGGCCGGAAGGGCAATGCGGGCGGCTTCGGCCCCATGCGCGTGCCAGGAAAGGAGGGCGACCGACTGGTCGATCATGCCTCGCTGGTGGTTCTGGAACATTGGTTGAAGGCAGACAATCGCGAGCCGCTGGACATCTATGATGAAGCCACAGACTGGAGCACACTGGAGCCCTATGTCTCGAACTGGATCCACCGTGCCGCTCGCAATCTGGCGCATGCAACCGTCTCAGCCCTTGCCGTGATCGACTTTGAGGGCGTGGTGATAGACGGCGCCTTTCCGGCAGAAATCCGACAGCGTCTGGTCGATGAATTCCGCCACAAGATGGACATCATCGATTTGCAGGGCGTCACGATGCCGGCAATTGATGCCGGTCATATTGGGCGCAAGGCCCGCATTCTGGGCGGCGCGGCGGCCTTGATCAATCAGAACCACATGATTGATCAGAACACGCTTTTGCGCTCACAGGCATGA
- a CDS encoding substrate-binding domain-containing protein has protein sequence MKYLTTLATAALMTAGMSVAASAADTSVCLITKDATNPFFVKMKEGAQAKADELGVELRSFAGKYDGDHETQVSAIETCIAAGAGGILLVATDSKAITGQVKKARDAGLVVIALDTPLDPMNAADMTFATDNFLAGELIGKWAAKTVDDPANAKIGLININVTQPSVGVLRNQGFLTGFGIDIGDKSKWGDETDSRIVGQEIGNGNAEGGRKGMENLLAINPDINVVYTINEPTAAGAYEALKAFGKQDDAVIVSVDGGCPGVANVEAGVIGATAQQYPLDMAGKGVEAIVKAVETGEMPAATEGKDFFDTGVGLVTDKPVEGLEQLTVEEGKNLCWG, from the coding sequence ATGAAATATCTCACTACACTGGCAACTGCCGCGCTCATGACAGCAGGCATGTCCGTCGCTGCGTCTGCAGCAGACACCTCTGTCTGCCTGATCACCAAAGACGCAACCAATCCATTCTTCGTTAAGATGAAAGAAGGCGCTCAGGCAAAAGCTGACGAACTTGGTGTCGAGCTGCGCAGCTTTGCTGGCAAGTATGACGGGGACCACGAAACGCAGGTATCTGCCATTGAAACATGCATTGCAGCGGGCGCTGGTGGCATCTTGCTGGTGGCAACCGATTCAAAGGCTATCACCGGTCAGGTGAAAAAGGCGCGGGATGCAGGGCTTGTGGTGATTGCTCTGGATACACCGCTTGATCCGATGAACGCTGCCGACATGACCTTCGCCACGGACAACTTCCTGGCTGGTGAACTGATCGGTAAATGGGCCGCAAAAACCGTGGACGATCCTGCCAACGCCAAAATCGGCCTCATCAACATCAACGTAACGCAGCCATCCGTTGGCGTATTGCGCAATCAGGGCTTCCTCACCGGCTTCGGCATCGATATTGGCGATAAGAGCAAATGGGGTGACGAAACCGACAGCCGCATCGTTGGTCAGGAAATCGGCAACGGCAATGCAGAAGGTGGCCGCAAGGGCATGGAAAACCTGCTCGCCATCAACCCTGATATCAATGTGGTCTACACCATCAACGAACCAACCGCAGCCGGTGCCTATGAAGCGCTGAAAGCCTTTGGCAAACAGGATGACGCTGTCATCGTGTCTGTTGATGGCGGCTGCCCGGGTGTGGCCAATGTGGAAGCCGGTGTGATCGGGGCAACCGCGCAGCAATATCCCCTTGATATGGCAGGCAAAGGGGTCGAAGCCATCGTCAAGGCCGTGGAAACCGGCGAAATGCCAGCCGCGACCGAAGGCAAAGACTTCTTTGATACCGGCGTTGGCCTTGTAACCGACAAACCGGTTGAAGGGCTTGAACAGCTGACCGTGGAAGAAGGCAAGAATCTTTGCTGGGGCTAA
- a CDS encoding ABC transporter permease, whose product MTDAPGSAEERLPEQETIAEFNSSHKSNFHRLLGFLQTTPSAIPLFVLVTAVIVFGILNGNRFFSPFALTLILQQVAIVGIVAVAQSLVILTAGIDLSVGAIAVISSVIMGKFTFDLGIPGELAVLCGLATGLFFGTANGLLVAFVKLPPFIVTLGMWQIVLAANFLYSGSVVIRSEEIAQVAPILQFFGRTITVGGAVFTYGVILLLFLVLLMSYILSQTAWGRHVYAVGDDPDAAELSGVKVKATLVSVYAIGGLICGFAGWALIGRLGSVSPQAGQLANIESITAVVIGGISLFGGRGSVAGTLFGALIVGVFTLGLRLLGADVQWTYLLIGALIIFAVTVDQTIRKVSL is encoded by the coding sequence ATGACTGATGCACCTGGATCTGCTGAAGAACGCTTGCCAGAGCAAGAAACCATCGCAGAATTCAACAGCTCCCACAAATCCAACTTCCATCGCTTGCTGGGCTTTCTTCAGACGACGCCCTCAGCCATTCCGCTTTTCGTGCTTGTCACGGCAGTGATTGTCTTTGGCATCCTTAACGGCAATCGCTTTTTCTCGCCCTTCGCGCTGACATTGATCCTGCAGCAAGTGGCGATCGTAGGCATCGTGGCCGTGGCACAATCCCTCGTTATTCTCACCGCAGGCATTGACCTCTCCGTTGGCGCGATTGCTGTCATATCCTCGGTTATCATGGGCAAATTCACCTTCGATCTCGGCATCCCGGGCGAGCTTGCCGTTTTGTGCGGGCTGGCAACCGGCCTGTTTTTCGGCACAGCCAACGGCCTTCTGGTCGCCTTTGTCAAGCTGCCTCCCTTCATTGTGACGCTTGGTATGTGGCAGATCGTTCTGGCTGCCAACTTCCTCTATTCGGGCAGTGTGGTCATCCGCAGCGAAGAGATCGCACAGGTTGCACCGATCCTGCAGTTTTTCGGACGGACCATAACGGTGGGTGGCGCAGTCTTTACCTATGGCGTTATCCTTCTGCTCTTTTTGGTACTGCTCATGTCCTACATTCTCAGCCAGACAGCCTGGGGACGCCATGTCTATGCTGTGGGCGATGACCCGGATGCCGCGGAACTTTCCGGCGTCAAGGTGAAAGCCACTCTGGTGTCCGTATACGCTATCGGCGGTTTGATCTGCGGCTTTGCTGGTTGGGCATTGATCGGTCGTTTGGGCTCTGTGTCGCCACAGGCTGGGCAATTGGCCAATATCGAAAGTATCACCGCTGTAGTGATCGGTGGCATCTCGCTGTTTGGCGGGCGCGGCTCGGTGGCTGGCACCCTGTTCGGTGCTCTGATTGTTGGCGTCTTCACCCTTGGTCTGCGCCTGCTCGGAGCCGATGTGCAGTGGACCTATCTGCTGATTGGCGCCCTGATTATTTTCGCAGTAACCGTCGACCAAACCATTCGGAAAGTGAGCCTGTGA